The following are encoded together in the Pectobacterium wasabiae CFBP 3304 genome:
- the modF gene encoding molybdate ABC transporter ATP-binding protein ModF has protein sequence MSLLKITQGLFRLSDTRMLRLDELTLEQNQCWAFVGANGSGKSALARALSGELPLLNGERTTGFERPIRLSFEQLQKLVSDEWQRNNTDMLSEGEDDTGRTTAEVIQDSLSDPARCQQLAHQFGITHLLERRFKYLSTGETRKAMLCQALMPHPDLLILDEPFDGLDVASRQQLADELRKLTDSGHTLVLILNRFDDIPDFINHVGVLADCTLTRVGEREAILSEALVAQLAFSEKLSGSSLPEPEHPLQYMTLPTDEARILLRNGVVQYNDRPILHELTWEVLSGQHWQIVGPNGAGKSTLLSLITGDHPQGYSNDLTLFGRKRGSGETIWDIKRHIGYVSSSFHLDYRVSTSVRNVILSGFFDSIGIYQAVSDRQHHLTEQWLTLLGLNGAIADTPFQSLSWGQQRLTLIARALVKHPALLILDEPLQGLDPLNRQLVRCWLDILIGEGETQLLFVSHHAEDAPECITHRLTFVPYNDIYRYQIDELCK, from the coding sequence ATGTCATTGTTGAAAATCACGCAGGGGCTATTTCGTCTCAGCGATACCCGCATGCTGCGTCTGGACGAACTGACGCTTGAACAAAACCAGTGCTGGGCCTTTGTCGGGGCCAATGGAAGTGGTAAATCGGCACTGGCGCGGGCGTTATCGGGCGAGCTGCCTCTCTTGAATGGTGAACGCACCACAGGATTCGAACGTCCTATTCGTCTGTCGTTTGAACAATTACAAAAACTGGTTTCCGACGAGTGGCAGCGTAATAATACCGACATGCTGAGTGAAGGCGAAGATGACACCGGGCGCACCACGGCAGAAGTGATTCAGGATAGCCTCAGCGATCCCGCACGTTGCCAACAGTTGGCACACCAGTTTGGCATTACGCATTTGCTGGAGCGTCGCTTCAAGTACCTCTCTACGGGGGAAACTCGGAAGGCGATGCTTTGTCAGGCGCTCATGCCTCACCCCGATCTGCTGATCCTTGATGAGCCTTTTGACGGACTAGACGTTGCTTCCCGCCAGCAGCTTGCCGATGAGTTGCGGAAACTGACAGACAGCGGCCATACGCTGGTGCTCATTCTCAACCGCTTTGACGACATCCCTGATTTTATCAACCATGTTGGTGTGCTGGCAGACTGTACGCTGACCCGCGTTGGCGAGCGTGAAGCGATCCTCTCAGAGGCGCTGGTGGCCCAGCTCGCTTTTAGCGAAAAGCTATCTGGAAGTTCGCTGCCAGAACCCGAACATCCGCTTCAATATATGACACTCCCCACCGATGAAGCACGCATTCTGCTGCGCAACGGCGTGGTACAGTACAACGATCGCCCTATTCTTCACGAACTAACGTGGGAGGTCTTGTCCGGTCAACACTGGCAGATTGTCGGGCCAAATGGCGCAGGAAAATCGACACTGCTCAGCCTGATTACCGGCGATCACCCACAAGGCTACAGCAATGACCTCACCCTATTTGGTCGTAAACGCGGCAGCGGTGAAACCATCTGGGATATCAAACGCCACATCGGTTATGTCAGCAGCAGTTTCCATCTGGACTACCGCGTCAGCACTAGCGTGCGTAACGTTATCCTGTCTGGTTTCTTTGACTCTATCGGTATTTATCAGGCTGTCTCCGACCGTCAGCACCATCTAACCGAACAGTGGCTTACCCTGCTTGGACTCAATGGCGCTATTGCCGATACGCCGTTTCAGTCGCTTTCTTGGGGTCAGCAACGCCTGACGCTGATTGCTCGTGCATTAGTCAAGCACCCCGCTCTGCTCATTCTTGACGAACCCTTGCAGGGGCTCGATCCGCTCAATCGCCAGTTGGTACGCTGCTGGCTGGATATCTTGATTGGCGAAGGGGAAACACAGCTACTCTTTGTCTCCCACCACGCGGAAGATGCGCCCGAGTGCATCACACACCGGCTCACTTTCGTTCCGTACAACGACATCTATCGCTACCAGATTGACGAGTTATGTAAATAA
- the modE gene encoding molybdenum-dependent transcriptional regulator, producing MQAEILLTLKLQQRLFADPRRIELLKQIRHTGSISQGAKLAGISYKSAWDAINEMNQLAEQTIVERMTGGKGGGGAQLTRYGERLLQLYDLLAQIQQKAFDVLQEDGLPLDSLLAAIARFSLQTSARNQFFGTVLARGEEQVQQHLDILLADGKTTISVLITQQSAERLQLQKGKEVLALIKAPWIDVYAATSTVPAVDNVLPGRIQTIQQGVENSELLITLNGGETLCAMVPNTLLEQQKLQQGTDVKACFNADRVIIATLC from the coding sequence ATGCAGGCTGAAATTCTTCTCACCCTGAAACTCCAACAGCGTTTATTCGCCGATCCGCGGCGTATTGAATTGCTCAAGCAAATTCGTCATACCGGTTCAATCAGCCAGGGAGCCAAACTGGCAGGGATTAGCTACAAAAGCGCATGGGATGCCATCAATGAGATGAACCAACTGGCCGAGCAAACCATCGTCGAGCGTATGACCGGCGGTAAAGGCGGTGGCGGTGCGCAACTCACGCGTTATGGCGAACGTCTTCTCCAACTGTACGATTTGCTCGCACAGATTCAGCAAAAAGCCTTTGATGTATTGCAGGAAGACGGGCTGCCGTTGGATAGCCTGCTGGCAGCTATCGCGCGTTTCTCACTGCAAACCAGCGCACGTAACCAGTTTTTTGGAACCGTGCTCGCACGCGGTGAAGAACAGGTACAACAACACCTGGATATTTTGCTCGCCGATGGTAAAACAACGATCAGCGTACTGATTACGCAGCAAAGCGCGGAACGTCTGCAATTACAGAAAGGGAAAGAGGTACTGGCACTGATTAAAGCACCTTGGATCGATGTATACGCCGCCACCTCTACCGTGCCCGCCGTTGATAACGTCCTACCGGGGCGGATTCAGACCATTCAGCAGGGTGTGGAGAACAGCGAACTTTTGATTACGCTCAACGGAGGCGAAACCCTGTGCGCCATGGTGCCGAATACCTTACTTGAGCAACAAAAACTACAGCAGGGAACGGACGTGAAGGCCTGTTTTAATGCCGACCGGGTCATCATCGCCACGCTTTGTTAA
- a CDS encoding AcrZ family multidrug efflux pump-associated protein has translation MLELLKSLLFAVAMVPVMMVLIMGSIYCLGEVFNVLSRIGHSDGQRAKNQH, from the coding sequence ATGTTGGAGTTGTTGAAGAGCCTGCTGTTTGCAGTTGCCATGGTTCCGGTGATGATGGTGCTGATTATGGGCTCAATTTATTGCCTGGGCGAAGTATTTAACGTGTTGTCCCGCATTGGTCATTCTGACGGTCAGCGCGCAAAGAACCAGCACTGA
- the modA gene encoding molybdate ABC transporter substrate-binding protein, whose product MKQQWLKWFAALTLSAGMVLPAAAEDKVTVFAAASLTNALQEIAAQYQKEKKVAVVASYASSSTLARQIEQGAPADLFISADQQWMDYAQDKNLMDTATRHTLLGNELVVIAPKASAQKDINIDEKTDWKSLLKGGRLAVGDPDHVPAGIYAKEALQNLKAWDELSPLMARANNVRAAMALVEREEAPLGIVYGSDAVASDKVKVVGTFPAASHKPVEYPMAVVKEHKNPAVTGFYDYLKTPEAAAVFKRYGFAPR is encoded by the coding sequence ATGAAGCAGCAATGGTTAAAATGGTTTGCCGCATTGACCCTCAGTGCAGGAATGGTGCTGCCCGCAGCAGCAGAAGATAAAGTCACAGTGTTTGCCGCGGCATCACTCACCAATGCGTTGCAGGAGATCGCTGCGCAGTATCAGAAAGAGAAAAAGGTTGCTGTCGTGGCGTCTTATGCCTCTTCCTCAACGCTGGCGCGCCAGATTGAACAAGGTGCACCTGCCGATCTGTTCATCTCCGCTGACCAACAGTGGATGGACTACGCGCAGGATAAAAACCTGATGGATACCGCCACGCGTCACACGCTGCTGGGCAATGAGTTGGTAGTGATTGCGCCGAAGGCGAGTGCGCAGAAAGATATCAACATTGATGAAAAAACCGATTGGAAAAGCCTGTTGAAAGGTGGTCGTCTGGCCGTTGGTGACCCTGATCATGTGCCTGCCGGCATTTATGCTAAAGAAGCCTTACAGAATCTGAAAGCTTGGGATGAACTCTCCCCGCTGATGGCGCGAGCTAATAACGTGCGTGCGGCCATGGCTTTGGTTGAGCGTGAAGAAGCGCCGCTGGGTATTGTTTACGGTTCTGATGCGGTTGCCAGCGACAAAGTTAAGGTTGTTGGTACGTTCCCAGCCGCGAGCCACAAGCCTGTTGAATATCCGATGGCGGTAGTAAAAGAGCATAAAAACCCTGCGGTTACCGGCTTTTATGACTACCTGAAAACCCCGGAAGCAGCAGCAGTGTTTAAACGTTACGGCTTTGCACCGCGTTAA
- the modB gene encoding molybdate ABC transporter permease subunit: MLSDYEWQAIELSLKVSVVAVAFSLPFGILMAWILVRCRFPGKSLLDSIIHLPLVLPPVVIGYLLLVAMGKRGVIGSWLYDWFGFSFSFSWRGAALASAVVAFPLMVRAIRLSLDAVDIHLEQAARTLGASPWRVFFTITLPLSFPGIVVGTVLAFARSLGEFGATITFVSNIPGETRTIPLAMYTLIETPGAEADAARLCIIAIVLSLAALMASEWLTNWSRKRLGG, encoded by the coding sequence ATGCTGAGTGATTATGAATGGCAGGCTATTGAGCTGAGCCTCAAAGTATCCGTTGTGGCTGTGGCTTTCAGCTTGCCGTTTGGGATACTGATGGCGTGGATTTTGGTGCGCTGTCGGTTCCCCGGTAAATCGTTGCTGGATAGCATTATCCATTTGCCACTGGTGTTGCCGCCTGTGGTCATTGGCTATTTGCTATTGGTGGCGATGGGAAAACGTGGCGTAATCGGTTCCTGGCTCTATGACTGGTTCGGCTTCAGCTTTAGTTTTAGCTGGCGCGGTGCCGCGTTAGCGTCTGCGGTAGTCGCGTTTCCGCTAATGGTCAGGGCGATTCGTCTCTCGCTTGATGCCGTCGATATACATCTGGAACAAGCTGCCCGAACTCTGGGTGCCTCGCCTTGGCGCGTGTTTTTCACCATCACATTACCTCTTTCTTTTCCCGGAATTGTGGTTGGAACCGTATTGGCGTTTGCTCGTTCTTTGGGCGAATTTGGTGCAACCATTACGTTTGTTTCTAATATCCCCGGTGAAACCCGAACTATACCATTGGCGATGTATACCCTGATTGAAACCCCCGGTGCGGAGGCTGATGCAGCAAGGCTATGTATTATTGCCATCGTCTTGTCGCTGGCTGCGCTGATGGCATCGGAATGGCTAACAAACTGGAGCCGCAAGCGGTTGGGGGGATAA
- the modC gene encoding molybdenum ABC transporter ATP-binding protein ModC: MLQLDFHQQLGSLELHVQSELPANGITAIFGVSGAGKTSLINAVVGLTRPDGGRIVLNDHVLVDTQQRVFLPPEKRHIGYVFQDARLFPHYRVRGNLRYGMAEKMASQFDDIVNLLGIEHLLNRYPLTLSGGEKQRVAIGRALLTAPELLLMDEPLASLDLPRKRELLPYLERLAKEVNIPILYVSHSLEEIVRLADHVVVLDKGKVKAQGLLEEVWASSALRPWLPKDEQSSILSARVLAQHEHYAMTALALGDQQVWVGKVELPQDAALRIRVNAADVSLVLQPPEKSSIRNVLCASVVECIDVDEQVEVKLAIGQQTLWSRITPWARDDLALHPGQALYAQIKSVSITA; the protein is encoded by the coding sequence ATGCTACAACTCGATTTTCATCAACAACTGGGTAGCCTCGAACTCCATGTTCAGTCTGAACTGCCTGCGAACGGTATTACCGCTATTTTTGGCGTGTCTGGAGCAGGAAAAACCTCACTGATCAACGCGGTTGTTGGCCTGACTCGGCCCGATGGCGGTCGGATTGTGCTTAATGATCATGTGCTGGTGGATACGCAGCAGCGTGTTTTCCTCCCACCAGAAAAACGACATATCGGTTATGTGTTTCAGGATGCCCGCCTGTTTCCGCATTATCGCGTGCGTGGAAATTTGCGCTACGGTATGGCTGAAAAAATGGCATCGCAGTTTGATGACATCGTCAATTTGCTGGGTATCGAACATTTACTGAACCGCTATCCACTGACGCTGTCTGGCGGAGAAAAGCAGCGTGTTGCGATAGGTCGGGCGTTGCTCACTGCGCCGGAATTGTTGCTCATGGATGAACCACTGGCGTCGCTGGATTTGCCGAGAAAGCGTGAACTTTTGCCGTATTTAGAACGGCTGGCGAAAGAGGTCAATATTCCGATTCTGTATGTTAGCCACAGTCTGGAAGAAATTGTCCGGTTAGCCGATCATGTTGTGGTGCTTGATAAAGGCAAAGTGAAAGCACAAGGTTTGCTGGAGGAGGTGTGGGCAAGTAGCGCACTACGTCCTTGGTTACCAAAAGACGAGCAAAGCAGTATTCTCAGTGCGCGCGTGTTGGCTCAGCATGAGCATTACGCCATGACGGCATTGGCATTAGGCGACCAGCAAGTGTGGGTCGGTAAAGTCGAGTTGCCGCAGGATGCCGCATTGCGTATTCGCGTGAATGCTGCCGATGTCTCTCTGGTGCTACAGCCGCCAGAAAAAAGCAGTATTCGTAATGTACTGTGTGCCAGCGTGGTGGAGTGCATTGATGTCGATGAACAGGTTGAAGTGAAGCTTGCGATCGGCCAGCAGACGTTGTGGTCCCGTATCACGCCGTGGGCACGGGACGATCTCGCGCTTCATCCAGGGCAAGCGCTCTATGCGCAGATTAAGAGCGTGTCGATTACGGCGTAA
- a CDS encoding LacI family DNA-binding transcriptional regulator — protein sequence MSIQKIARIAGVSVATVSRVLNNIGTVKPQNRERVLNAIKSSNYQPNLLARQLRTARSQMLLVMVSNIANPFCADVVKGIEAEAEENGYRILLCNSGADIVRAHSSLQLLSGKMVDGVITMDAISTLSALQDMIGNAPWVQCAEHDDTSAISSVGIDNAEASRFVINHFIGKGRRRIAMINHDMNYLYAQQREKGYRDALAENAFDYGKVEYASALSYQGGKAAMNELLNAPDRPDAVFVVSDTLAAGALSAIGEAGLSAPQDIAVIGFDGSELGYITSPQLSTIQQPSAHIGREAVKLLLQQIDQPASATEKRLLEWTFVERASS from the coding sequence ATGTCGATTCAAAAAATAGCACGGATAGCTGGAGTCTCGGTCGCCACCGTTTCACGGGTGTTGAACAACATTGGCACCGTGAAGCCGCAAAACCGGGAACGTGTTCTCAATGCGATAAAAAGCAGCAATTATCAGCCGAACTTACTGGCCCGACAGCTACGTACCGCGCGCAGCCAGATGTTATTGGTCATGGTTTCCAACATTGCCAACCCCTTCTGCGCCGATGTGGTGAAAGGCATTGAGGCGGAAGCGGAAGAAAATGGCTACCGCATCCTTCTGTGTAATTCAGGTGCCGATATCGTTCGCGCCCACTCCAGCCTGCAACTACTGTCCGGTAAAATGGTCGATGGCGTGATCACCATGGACGCTATTTCGACGCTTTCTGCGCTTCAGGACATGATTGGCAACGCGCCTTGGGTCCAGTGCGCCGAGCATGACGATACGTCGGCTATTTCATCCGTTGGTATTGATAACGCAGAAGCATCTCGTTTTGTGATTAATCACTTTATTGGCAAAGGTCGCCGCCGTATTGCCATGATTAACCACGATATGAATTACCTCTACGCCCAGCAACGAGAGAAAGGTTATCGCGATGCTCTCGCGGAGAATGCGTTTGATTATGGCAAAGTAGAATACGCCAGCGCGTTGAGCTACCAGGGTGGAAAAGCAGCAATGAACGAGCTACTTAACGCCCCGGATCGGCCAGATGCCGTTTTTGTGGTGTCCGATACGCTGGCCGCCGGCGCACTGTCGGCAATCGGCGAGGCGGGACTGAGTGCGCCGCAGGATATTGCCGTCATCGGTTTCGACGGCTCGGAGCTGGGCTACATCACTTCTCCCCAGCTCAGCACTATTCAGCAGCCGTCTGCGCATATCGGCAGAGAAGCCGTGAAACTGCTATTGCAACAGATCGACCAGCCTGCCAGCGCAACAGAAAAGCGCTTACTGGAATGGACATTTGTCGAGCGGGCATCCAGCTAA
- a CDS encoding Gfo/Idh/MocA family protein encodes MIRVGIIGSGFIGPAHIEAIRRLGFVDVVALAENSLDVAQQKAHQLNIPHAYGSVADLLNHPDIDAIHNCTPNHLHAAINKQIIQAGKHVFSEKPLCMTSEEARELVALAEEKGVVHGVSFVYRQFGMVQQAASMIKRQEIGRLFAVHGGYLQDWMLHDTDYNWRVEPEYGGISRAVADIGSHWCDTVQFISGRKIVEVFADFAIVHPIRKSNRNGAATFSSSDTPPEYDEKPVKTEDYATVLLRFDDGSRGSFTVSQVSAGRKNRLTFEVNGSERSLVWDQETPQQLWIGHRDKPNQLLSDDPALLNPEAAAAVHFPGGHIEGWPDAFKNMMANFYSYLRDGKQPGVDPFNFATFYDGANIMFIIDAIVQSHQQQMWVKVAK; translated from the coding sequence ATGATCCGCGTTGGCATTATTGGTTCCGGTTTTATTGGCCCAGCACATATAGAAGCGATTCGTCGCCTCGGCTTTGTTGACGTGGTAGCGCTGGCAGAAAACTCGCTGGATGTCGCTCAGCAGAAAGCCCACCAGTTGAATATCCCTCACGCCTACGGCAGTGTCGCTGATTTGTTAAACCATCCAGATATTGACGCGATCCACAACTGTACGCCAAACCATCTCCATGCGGCGATCAATAAGCAGATTATTCAGGCCGGCAAGCACGTCTTTTCGGAAAAGCCGCTGTGTATGACCAGCGAAGAAGCGCGTGAGCTGGTGGCGCTGGCGGAAGAAAAAGGCGTTGTTCACGGCGTCAGCTTTGTCTATCGCCAGTTTGGCATGGTCCAGCAGGCTGCCAGCATGATTAAGCGCCAGGAGATCGGCCGACTTTTTGCGGTGCACGGCGGCTATCTGCAAGACTGGATGCTGCACGACACTGATTATAACTGGCGTGTTGAACCGGAGTACGGCGGCATTTCCCGTGCGGTAGCTGATATCGGCTCGCACTGGTGCGACACGGTGCAGTTTATTTCCGGTCGGAAAATTGTCGAGGTTTTCGCCGATTTCGCCATTGTCCATCCGATCCGAAAATCCAATCGGAACGGCGCAGCTACGTTCTCCTCATCCGATACACCACCGGAGTACGACGAAAAACCGGTTAAAACCGAGGATTACGCGACCGTGTTGCTACGTTTTGATGATGGCAGCCGCGGATCGTTTACCGTTTCTCAGGTCAGCGCTGGCCGGAAAAACCGCCTGACGTTTGAAGTCAATGGCAGTGAACGATCGCTGGTCTGGGATCAGGAAACGCCTCAGCAGCTATGGATTGGCCATCGTGATAAGCCAAATCAACTGTTGTCGGACGATCCGGCGTTGCTGAATCCAGAAGCCGCCGCCGCCGTCCATTTCCCCGGCGGGCATATCGAGGGCTGGCCGGATGCGTTCAAGAATATGATGGCGAATTTTTACAGCTATCTGCGCGATGGCAAGCAACCGGGCGTCGATCCGTTCAATTTTGCTACCTTCTACGACGGTGCGAATATCATGTTTATCATTGACGCCATCGTGCAAAGCCATCAGCAACAAATGTGGGTGAAGGTCGCCAAATAA
- a CDS encoding sugar phosphate isomerase/epimerase family protein produces the protein MKTLKGPGIFLAQYIGDQAPFNTLENLAHWAAELGFKALQIPCNHPHIFNLATAADSQTYCDEVKGLLAQHGLTISELSTHLEGQLVAVHPAYDDAFDDFAPPAYRRNPQARQQWAIAAIKRAAKASSRLGLNAHATFSGALAWPYFYPWPPRKDALIQEAFKELGRLWTPILDCFDEHGVNVCYELHPGEDLHDGVTFERFLDVVNHHPRANILYDPSHMHLQQMDYLGFIDRYHARIKAFHVKDAEFTASSKSGVYGGYQSWAERAGRFRSPGDGQIDFGAIFSKLAQYDYDGWAVLEWECCLKDSNCGAKEGAAFIKRHIIPVAQRAFDDFAATSDDRPLVRKMLGLKEESAE, from the coding sequence ATGAAAACGTTAAAAGGACCGGGTATTTTTCTCGCTCAGTATATTGGCGATCAGGCTCCCTTTAACACGCTGGAAAATCTGGCGCACTGGGCAGCCGAATTGGGCTTTAAAGCGCTGCAAATCCCCTGTAACCATCCGCATATATTCAATCTCGCCACCGCCGCCGACAGCCAAACGTACTGTGATGAGGTAAAAGGTCTATTGGCACAGCACGGGCTGACTATCAGCGAACTGTCGACTCATTTGGAAGGACAGCTCGTCGCCGTTCACCCTGCGTATGACGATGCATTCGACGATTTCGCCCCACCAGCCTACCGCCGCAATCCACAAGCTCGGCAACAGTGGGCCATAGCAGCAATAAAACGGGCAGCAAAAGCCTCTTCACGTTTGGGGCTCAACGCACACGCCACATTTTCCGGCGCACTGGCCTGGCCCTACTTTTACCCCTGGCCACCGCGTAAAGACGCCCTGATTCAAGAGGCCTTTAAAGAGTTAGGCCGACTGTGGACACCGATCCTCGACTGTTTTGACGAGCACGGCGTAAATGTGTGCTACGAGCTGCACCCCGGAGAAGACTTGCACGACGGCGTAACCTTTGAACGCTTCCTTGATGTCGTCAATCACCACCCGCGTGCCAACATTCTTTACGATCCGAGCCATATGCACTTGCAGCAGATGGACTACCTTGGCTTTATCGATCGCTACCATGCACGAATCAAAGCGTTCCATGTGAAAGATGCGGAATTTACCGCTTCCAGCAAAAGCGGCGTCTATGGCGGCTATCAGTCATGGGCAGAACGCGCCGGACGCTTCCGTTCACCGGGGGATGGTCAGATCGATTTTGGCGCTATCTTCAGCAAACTTGCCCAATACGATTACGACGGCTGGGCGGTACTGGAGTGGGAATGCTGCCTGAAAGACAGTAACTGCGGGGCGAAAGAAGGCGCGGCGTTTATCAAGCGCCATATTATTCCCGTCGCTCAGCGCGCTTTTGACGATTTCGCCGCCACCAGCGACGATCGTCCATTGGTAAGAAAAATGTTGGGATTAAAAGAGGAGAGCGCAGAATGA
- a CDS encoding MFS transporter gives MVSSSENTATKSLQPAFVVPRLSLMMFLEFFIWGSWSVTLGLVMTQYNLAAMIGDAFSAGPIASILSPFVLGMVVDRFFPSQKVMALLHLIGAVILWFVPTALINEDGSQLLILLFAYTLCFMPTLALTNNIAFHNLTNSEKSFPVVRVFGTIGWIVAGVCIGTAGISASVNIFYVAAACSAILAAYSLTLPHTPAPAKGLPLAVRDLFCADAFALLKKGHFLVFAICAMLISIPLGTYYAYTASFLSNAGISDVSTAMSFGQMSEIVFMLIIPLLFRKLGVKYMLFIGMVAWFVRYALFAMGVNEETRWLLYIGILLHGVCYDFFFVIGFIYTDRIAGEKIKGQAQSLVVLFTYGIGMLLGSQVSGAIYNRLFNNGTLNAPEIWATFWWIPAVAAAIIAVIFLFSFKYKEERT, from the coding sequence ATGGTTTCTTCATCTGAAAACACAGCTACCAAATCGTTACAGCCGGCCTTCGTGGTTCCCAGACTGTCGCTCATGATGTTCTTAGAGTTCTTCATCTGGGGTTCATGGTCAGTCACCCTTGGCCTGGTTATGACACAGTATAATTTGGCCGCCATGATTGGCGACGCCTTCTCTGCGGGGCCGATCGCCTCGATCCTTTCTCCATTTGTACTGGGCATGGTGGTTGACCGCTTCTTCCCATCGCAAAAAGTCATGGCGCTGCTGCACCTCATCGGCGCCGTCATCCTATGGTTTGTACCGACCGCGTTGATCAATGAAGATGGCTCACAGCTACTGATCCTGCTGTTCGCCTACACGCTGTGCTTTATGCCAACGCTGGCATTAACCAACAACATCGCGTTCCATAATCTGACTAACAGTGAGAAGAGCTTCCCGGTTGTGCGGGTCTTCGGCACCATCGGTTGGATCGTCGCCGGTGTCTGCATCGGGACAGCGGGCATCTCCGCAAGCGTCAATATTTTCTACGTCGCTGCCGCGTGTTCTGCCATTCTGGCAGCCTACAGCCTGACGCTGCCGCATACGCCAGCGCCAGCAAAAGGCTTGCCACTGGCAGTACGCGACCTGTTCTGCGCTGATGCGTTCGCGCTGCTGAAGAAAGGCCACTTTCTGGTATTTGCCATCTGCGCCATGCTGATCTCCATCCCGCTGGGCACCTACTATGCTTACACCGCCTCCTTCCTGAGCAACGCGGGTATCAGTGACGTCAGCACTGCCATGTCGTTTGGCCAGATGTCAGAAATCGTCTTTATGCTGATCATCCCACTGCTGTTTAGAAAGCTGGGCGTAAAATACATGCTGTTCATTGGCATGGTGGCATGGTTCGTGCGCTATGCCCTCTTCGCCATGGGCGTGAATGAAGAAACACGCTGGCTGCTCTACATCGGCATCCTGCTACACGGTGTGTGCTATGACTTCTTCTTCGTCATTGGTTTCATCTACACCGACCGTATCGCTGGAGAGAAAATCAAAGGTCAGGCACAAAGTCTGGTGGTTCTGTTCACCTACGGTATCGGCATGCTGCTGGGCTCACAGGTTTCCGGCGCGATTTATAACCGTCTCTTCAACAACGGCACGTTAAACGCCCCCGAAATCTGGGCGACGTTCTGGTGGATCCCTGCGGTTGCTGCGGCCATTATCGCCGTCATTTTCCTCTTCTCCTTCAAATATAAAGAAGAGCGCACCTAA
- the glk gene encoding glucokinase — MTHFVLVGDVGGTNTRLALCDAITGGLSQIETYSGLDFPSLEGAIRDYLDSRQATVQDACIAIACPITGDWVAMTNHTWAFSIAEMKASLGLRHFEVINDFTAVSMAVPVLGRESLLQFGGGEPVPGKPVAVYGAGTGLGVAHLVHVANQWISLPGEGGHVDFAPNSDEEDNILSVLRQSLGHVSAERLLSGQGLVNIYRAVVLSDDRTPEALEPKDITERAVNNTDVDCRRALSLFCVIMGRFGGNLALNLGTFGGVYIAGGIVPRFLEFFKASGFRAAFEDKGRFKGYMQDIPVYLITHEQPGLMGAGAYLRQVLGSAL; from the coding sequence ATGACGCACTTTGTTTTAGTGGGCGATGTCGGTGGCACCAATACGCGTTTGGCACTGTGTGACGCCATAACGGGCGGATTGTCGCAAATCGAAACGTATTCTGGGTTGGATTTTCCTTCTCTGGAAGGGGCAATCCGTGATTATCTCGATTCTCGGCAAGCCACGGTGCAGGATGCCTGTATCGCGATTGCCTGCCCGATTACCGGCGACTGGGTGGCGATGACGAACCACACCTGGGCATTTTCCATTGCTGAAATGAAAGCAAGTCTGGGTTTACGCCATTTTGAGGTCATCAACGATTTTACCGCCGTTTCCATGGCGGTTCCGGTGCTGGGGCGTGAGAGTTTGCTCCAGTTCGGTGGTGGGGAACCGGTGCCGGGTAAGCCTGTTGCCGTGTATGGCGCAGGTACCGGGCTGGGGGTTGCTCATCTGGTTCATGTTGCCAATCAATGGATCAGCTTGCCGGGTGAAGGTGGGCATGTGGATTTTGCGCCGAATAGCGATGAAGAAGACAACATTCTCTCTGTTTTGCGCCAATCGTTAGGGCATGTTTCTGCTGAGCGCTTGCTGTCTGGACAGGGGCTGGTGAATATCTACCGTGCTGTGGTTCTGTCTGATGACCGCACGCCGGAGGCGCTGGAGCCGAAAGATATTACCGAACGAGCCGTCAATAATACGGATGTGGATTGTCGGCGTGCGCTATCGCTCTTCTGCGTCATTATGGGACGCTTCGGTGGCAATCTGGCGTTAAATTTAGGCACATTCGGCGGCGTTTATATTGCTGGCGGTATCGTACCGCGCTTTCTGGAGTTTTTTAAAGCCTCTGGCTTTCGGGCTGCTTTTGAAGATAAAGGGCGGTTTAAAGGCTATATGCAGGATATCCCCGTGTACCTGATTACCCATGAACAGCCGGGATTAATGGGGGCGGGAGCTTACCTGCGACAGGTGTTGGGCAGCGCGCTGTAA